The DNA window ACGCCCGCCGGGAAGCCGGCCTCGATCGCCAGCTCACCAATGCGTAGCGCGGTAAGCGGAGTCTGCTCGGCCGGTTTCATCACGATCGTGTTGCCGCAAGCCAACGCCGGCCCCCATTTCCACGACAACATCAGCAGCGGGAAATTCCACGGAATGATTTGTCCGACGACGCCGACCGGCTGTCGCAAGGTGTAAGACAGGAAGCTACCGCGAACCGGCACGGTGCGTCCTTCAAGCTTGTCGGCCCAACCGCCGTAATAACGCAGCGTGTTAGCGACGCCGACCATGTCCCCCTTAGAGTCATTGATCGTCTTGCCCGAGTTCAGAGCTTCGAGCGACGCCAACTCACTGGCATTTTCTTCGACCAGATCCGCGAGCCTTAGCAGCAGGCGACCACGATCGGCAGCGTCCATCGTGCTCCAGGGACCATCCTCCAAGGCACGTCGAGCTGCCTTCACAGCGCGATCAATATCCTTGGCCGTGCCGGCCGCCACTTCGGCAATGGCTTCACCGGTGGCTGGGTTCAATGTCTCGAACGAGCCCCCATCGGCCGGTGCGACCCACTGATTATCGATCAGCAACTTGGTCTGCAATTTGGTGGGCGTCTTCTTCGCGGGGGCGGTGGCCGTCGACATGGTCGAGCTCCTCGGAGGGTGACGAAAGGCTGCGTGCCGAGAGGGGGGAGGGCGTATTCTCCGCCAACTCTGGAACCGCTATATCTGAACGGATATAACGGTGGCTCGTCAAGTAGCCGCACCCCGGCACAGGGCAACTATTTATCCTCGCCGCGTCGGCAAGTAATATCTCCCCTAGCGTCGCACCATCCAGCGCTGACCAACCGTCGCGCATCTGACAACTTTGACACATCTCCCTGCGAAGGAAGACTCCATGAAGTTCGAGAAGATTCTGGCAACGGCGGCAGTCGCCGCCCTTGCCCTGACGATCGGGGTTGCTCGCTTGCCGGCCGCCGAGCTCGACACGCGCCCGCTGCCCATCAAGGTCGACGTAGCCTTTCCGCAGATAAAATGGCCCGGCTGGACCAGCAGCGAAGATTCCGGCGTGATCGATCCGCTGCGCCCGATCCTGCTGACGCATGCCGGAGACGGTACGAACCGCGTCTTCATTCCCACGCAGCAGGGCGTGATCTACGTTTTGCCGAACGATCAGCAAGGGACGAAGGCCGAGGTCTTCCTCGATCTGCACGACAAGGTCAGCTACAACGACAAGACGAACGAAGAAGGATTTCTCGGCCTCGCGTTTCATCCCAAGTTTCGTGAGAACGGCCAGTTCTTCGCTTACTACACGAATAAGAGCAAGCCACATCAAAACGTCGTGGCTCGCTTTCGCGTAAGCAAGGACAATCCGAACAAGGCCGATCCCGCGTCGGAAGAATCGCTGCTCGTTTTCGACAAGCCTTTCTGGAACCACGACGGCGGCACGCTGGCGTTCGGCCCCGACGGATTGCTCTACATCGCAGTGGGTGACGGTGGCCTGGGGGGCGACCCCTTCGGCAATGGACAGAAGAAATCGACGCTGCTGGGCAAGATCCTCCGCATCGACGTCGATCACAAAGACGGCGACCTGCCGTACGCGATTCCCAAGGATAATCCGTTCGTCGCTGACAAAGAGGCGCGCGGCGAGATTTACGCCTTCGGCCTGCGTAATGTCTGGCGGCTGGCCTTCGATCCCAAGACCAAGGTCCTCTGGGCGGCCGACGTCGGCCAGGACACGTGGGAAGAGATCGACCTGATCGAAAAAGGGGGCAACTACGGCTGGAACATTCGCGAGGCCCTGCACCCGTTCGTGAAGAAGGGGGGCAAGCCGCCCGAGGATACCTCGAAGCCCGCAGGCTTGATCGACCCCATTTTTGAATACCATCACGACATCGGCAAATCGATTACCGGCGGCTTCGTCTATCGCGGCCACAACGTGCCGGAGCTCGACGGAGCCTACCTGTACGCCGATTATGTTTCTGGCAAGCTATGGGCGCTGTGGTACGACGCTGACAAAAAGGTGGTCACCGCCAACCGCGAGATCCCGCTCCCCAAGAGCATTCCGGTAATGTCCTTCGGCGAGGACGAAAAGGGAGAAGTCTACTTCATGACGTACTCACCCGAGGGGCAAGGCGTCTATCGTTTCACACGCGCCGACTGAGCCCGCGCGGCGCTGGATTTACAAACGCTTCAACACACGCTCGGCCGTGGCCCGCAGTGCCCGGTCGAGCGTGTGAAATTGGCGAATCGCTTCTTTTCCGTAGGGCGTGACGGTGGCCCCGCCGCCGGCGGTGCCACCGGTGATTGCTTCGACGACCAAGGTCTCGGAAGCCGCGTTGACGCTTTGCACCAATCGCCATGCCTTGCGGTACGACATGCCCAGGCTGGCAGCCGCCTTGCGAATGCTGTGCTGCTGCTCGATGGCTTCGAGCAATTCCACGCGACCTCGTCCCAGTACGACGTGGCCGTCGTTTTCGAGCCACACACGCAGGCCACAGGTCCATTGCGATCGTTTGGACATCGATGCGGTTCCTGGTCTCACGGGGCGCGGGGAGTAATCCGGCCCGTATCTTAGCCGGACCGCACTTAAACTGAATGCCGGATCTAGCTGTCTCGGAATTCTGGCCGAACGTCTATCGCGGCGATTAGAATTGCAGTCTCGCCGCATGACACGATTTATACACCGCTCACGCCAGCCGGATAAAACACTATCATGCTCCGACACGTTCCTGTCACGCTGTGCCTGCTCGTCTCCCTTCTCCCTTGCAGATCGGGAGTCGCCGCCAGCGCCGAGCCCGCCAAGCTCACTATCGTCGACGAGCAAGGGCAAGCGCATGAACTATCGGCGCTTGATCTGGCAAAGTTGCCGCGCCGCACGGTCAGCTTGCCGGACGAACCCGGCACGACCATCGAATACCGAGGCGTGCAGTTGGCGGACGTCCTGACACACTGCGGAGTGGTACTGGGCAAAGAGGTGCGCGGTCCGCGCGTGGCCAGCTACGTGTTGGTCGAGGCCACGGACGGATATCGCGTGCTGTTGGCCATTGCCGAAATCGATCCCGCCACGACGGACAAGGTCGTCCTGCTGGCGGATCAAAAAGACAATATCGCGCTGCCCGACCGCGAGGGGCCCTTCCGCCTCGTCATTCCCGACGACAAGCGTCCTGTGCGTTGGATTCGCATGATTAAGCGGATTAGCGTGCGTAAGGTGCCCGCAGACTGAATTTTCGAGTCAACCCACACTTGAACCATCCTGTCCTTACGGCGAAATGAAATGCTCGTTCGGCATCGCAGGCCCCGATCCCGAGGATTCGTTGCCTGTGGCCGGCGCAGGCGTTTCTTGCGGCGCATAGGTCTGCTCATTCACTGACGCCTGCGCGACGTCGCTTTGCACGGTCGCCGGCTGCGCTGATTCACCCGGCGCGTTCGAAGGCTGACCCGCTTGATAATCCGCGGGCAAGCCTCGATAGCCGCGAACCTGCGTTCCGTAACCGAAGAGAGGTTGAGAGAGCATGTTCCGCTTGTACGCCGTCCAGCCACCGTGGTGCCATACATCCCACGTGTTGTTCGGCATCCAATACCAATGCCGGCCTTGGAAATAAACATATCGCCAGTCGGCAGCGAGCTTGCCGGTGGCAGGTCCGTCGGCGGCGATGGCAGTTGACTGTCCGCTGGTATCCGCCTTGGCGCTGGGGCTGGGATGCACGTTCGGATCGGTGGTATTCGACGGGAGCGGCACACGATTGGCGCGGCGATAACCGCCGCCGCCGAAGGGCCGGCGCACTTCCTGCCGTAAAGCCGGATTCGTTTCAATCTCGCGCGACATTCCTGGCGCCCCCGGGGGCAGGGTCGACCCACCGATGCCGCCGATGGGCCCAATCGTTGTGTTGGGAGGATTACCCGTTCCACCGCGGTTGGCCCCCAGCGGATCTTGAAACCCGGATGGGTTAATCTGCGCGAACGACTCGGTCGTCAGACAAAAAGTTGCGACGAGCCCCAGGAACAGCATCGAGCGAAACATAGCATCATCCTCCGGACGTTGGTCGATCTCCCTTTTTTCGAAACTGCATAAGTCGTGCCGGTGAATCCTTCGAACCGCGTCGAGACCAGTCGATGTATTTCATCGCAATGGATACTGGAGTCGACGTGCCCACAAGATATTCTATGGCGTTTCGGCCCACGCTTTGCTTAACACACGCCTCATCAGTCTTCGCCGCTCCAGCCCGCGGCGAAACCACTATGGCCGTCGAGGTATGCAAGCACCTCGACGGCCTTCTTCATTTCCGGATCGTCTTCTTCGCGGCCAACCTGGTTGTTGCCCGACCAAACCCCGCTCGATTCGTCGCGGGACGTCCGGCTGTCCGGGCCCCGCAGAAACAGATTCCTGCAGCTATTTCCTAGGCCGGGCCGAGCGTTCTGGACCCCTCAACTCACCAGGGGAATCCTATGCGCATTCGCCCCTGGGTCGAGACCCTTGTCAGAGAGCTTTGTCAAATGTTTTGCAATCCAAAAATCCGGCCGCCGCGTATTCTCTGCGACTGCGAAACGATCACCTGTGATTGGAAGAACGCTAATTTCCGCACCTTCTCGTGCCCGCAAGCCTGCTTTCTGCAGCTTGGCCGCATCCCGTTAATCGAGACCGCCGTGCCTAGTTCCCGCTGCGCGTTGCGATCGGTTGCTCGATCTCGCGCGCGACAATGCCAAGTCATGGCACTCTGCTGCTTAGCCTCGATTGGTACTTAGCCACGACCAGTTAATGACTGGTTTTTTCGGGACGTCCATAACTCGACTGGAGAGATGCTGCGCGCCGAGGGTGCCCTCGGAACCATCGATTTTCCTTCTCAATCTAGGCGCAATGCCTAGGATTCTCGCCCCTACTGGAATCAGTCCCCATGAAGCTATTACCTATTCGTTCGATTCGACTAGCCACCTGCGGCCTGATCCTGCTTGCCACGGCACCACTGACGGCCGCCACGGTATGGAACGAAACATCCGACGGAGACATTTCGAATAATCGCCTGACGCCCACCGCCGTAACCTTGGGTGTCGGCGGTAACGACGTGATCGGATCGGTCGTGGGCAGTCCTAGCGACATCGATTACCTGACGATCAACGTTCCCGCCGGCGACAAGCTGTCACAAATCGTTCTCGAATCGTTCACGTCGACCGATCAGAAGGGCTTTATCGGCATTCTGCACGGCAGCACGTTTACCGAGCCCGCCGTTGGCACGAACGTCGCGAACTTGCTCGGCTACACGCACTTCGGCCCGGGCGCCGGCAATGTCGGCCTGGACATTCTTCCCTCGATGGGAACGGGCCCCGGAGCGCAAGGTTTCACCGCGCCGCTTGCGACCGGTAATTACACGCTGTGGATTCAACAGCTCGGCGCACTAACCAGCTACGACTTCAACTTCGTCGTCAGCCCTGTCCCCGAGCCCTCCACCTGGGCATTGGCGGGCACAGCAGCAGGTCTCTATGCACTCGTCTTTCGCCGCCGTCAGGCCCGGACATAGCCATCAATCCGTGGAAAGCTAAACATCATCGCCGCCCATCGTCAGCGGCATCAGCCGCGACGCGTCGGACCCAACCGTATCAGTTCGGGAAAAGTTTGGATCGGGGCGGATCCCGCGGCAAACACCTTTGGGAGAGCCAAGAGTATGAAGTCCTTCCTCGACACGTTCCGATCCCGTATGTGGAGTGCGCTTTGTGCGGTCAGTCTGATGGTCGTTTCCCTCGGGTCCGCGAAAGCGGCCGTGATGGGAACCGCCACGATTTCGACCACCCAGACCAGTGCTCCGTACACGTATGCGCTCACGTTGCAAAATACCGGCACGCTGCCGATCGATACGTTCTGGTTTGCCTGGCTCGACAACCCCGATAAGAGCTTCATGTCCGTCGCGCCAACGAACGTACAATCGCCGTCGAACTGGTTCGGCTTGACCTCGCATCTGGGTGCGACTGACGGATTCGGCATCGAATACTACGCCTTTGGCGGCGGGCTAGCGCCGGGCGGCACGCTGACCGGATTTGATTTCGTGAGCACCGAAAGCCCCGCCCAACTGTTGGGCAATGTGTCGGTACCGGGCGTCGGCAACCTGCCGGTAGCGACGACATTTTTGTATAGCGGTGGTGCCTTCAGCGCCAACGTGGCCCAGATCACGACGACCGTCGTGCCAGAGCCCGCGACCGTGGTCCTGGGCCTGGTGGGGAGCCTGGCGCTTCTCTATTCGTGGCGACGCTCGAAACAAGCGTGCTAGAGACACAGCGAGCCTGCTGCGTCGCGCTGTCTCGCCGCTTCGCCGCCCCGCCAGTTTCGTGCCCTCGCTGCACGCTGGCGTGGGCTTTTTTTATTTCGCGGACAGTACGCCCCAAAGCACGCTCGGCACGACAGCCGCACGTTTACCTTCAAAAGCCCGCTTGGCATTCTTTGCCGGCATCGGGGCGCTACCGCGTTCGGTTGACGCCCACCGTCCCCGCGAACAGGCTATATTTGCCTGCCGCGGACGCGACGCTCTTCTGGAAGCCGCGAGCCGCGCGAGGCCGATCACCTGGATGGGCGCCCATGCCGCGCGGTCAAGAATCCGAACCTGAAAATCCCGATAACCCGTCCCAGGGCGACTCCGTCAAATCGATCGACGGCCTGCGCTCACCGGCGCGCGTCGTATGGATGAGCATCCTTGTGGCACTGGCCGCCACGACGCTAGTCACCGCGAGATTCTCGCCCCGCTTCGTCTTATGGCAAGGGCTCTCGATCGCTGGTGATCTGCCGGAACCGGCCGCCGAATTCGACCGCGCGATCCCCTCGCTCGCGCAACTCGATAATCCCTGGTCCCCCGTCACGAATCCCTTTCATATCGTGATCGGATGGCGGCTTCTCTTTCCGGTCATTGGGCATTACCTGCATCTGTCGCACGGCGCCTACCTGGTGCTGCCGCAGATTGGCTGCCTGCTGGTACTGGCACTGGTCGCTGGGTTGACCTACCGCCGCTTGGGGCATTGGTGGCCGACATTCGTCGTGACGGCCCTCTTCACGGCGCTCCCCTGGTTTTTTGTCTCTTGCAGTTGGCTGACGCATTTCGATTCCTGGCTGATGATCGGCCTGATCGTCTCGGCGTTCGTTCGCTCGCGCACGGCGCTCGCCCTCGCCTGCCTGCTGGTTCCCTGGATCGACGAGCGCTTCGTTCTATGTCTACCTGCCACGCTGGCCGTCCGCGCGATCGCGCTGGGCCAGGTTCAGCGGAGCGCTTGGCGCGAAATCCTGGGCGACTTGCTCGTTGTTGCCTTGGCCAGTGCGCCGTATCCGGCAATTCGCGCCGTGAGCTGGCTGTACGGAGATGCCAACTCGACAACCTATGTCCGCAATCATTGGGCCGAGTTGCCGACCGTCCCTTGGTATCGATTCTTGGACGGCATGTGGAGCGGCTATCGCGTGGCGTGGCTGGTCGTTGTGGCCGGCTTGCTGCTGGCGGCACGTCTAATTCCGCGAAAGTTCGCGATCCTGCTGGTCGTACTCGAACTCATCACGGCCGTGGGCGGGCTGTTCATTGCGTGGGACATGTCGCGCTCGATGATGATGATCGCCCCGATGTTCGTGCTGTCGATGTGGTTGTGGGAGGAGTGGCGGCGATCCACGATCACATATTCGACTGACACCGCCGATGCCGAGCCGGTCGTAGCCGAGGAACAAATCGCACCACGACCGGCCGCGCCCAGGCATGCAAACTGGCTGGGGTTATTCTTGCCGGCGGTGCTGGTGGCGAATCTGATCGTGCCCGCCTATCACATGCTGTGGTCGACCTACTGGCCCGTGCAGACGTTTTACACCGAATTCGGCAAATGGCGCGATCCGCCTAACGTGTTCCGTGCGGTCGAGTATCTCCACGAGGCCCGTCGCTTAAAGGAACAAGGACGAACCCGTGACGCCGTGGCAATGTACGACGAAGCGCTGCGCGCCGAAGGCAATTACCCGCTGGCCTACGTCGAGAGAGCCATGCTGCGTGCCGAGCTCGGCGATCTCGGCGGAGCCGAAAGCGATGCCAGCGAGGCTGTGCGGCGGACGCCAAATTACCCGTTTGCATTTCTGTTGCGTGGCACACTGCGCGCCATGAACGGCGAGAGATCGGCGGCCGCCGATGACCTGCGTGAAGCACTCCGCGTCGCGCCTCCGAACTGGGAGTTCCGCGACGAAACAGCCCGCCGCCTGGCCGAGCTGACGCAATAGCCGGCCAGCTCACTCCTTTGTGCGATACTTCCCTTTCGGCACGGCGCGAAACAACGCATCGCATTCCTGTTCCAGTACACCGCCCAGAATCTTGGTTTGGCGAAACGGCGTGCGACGGATCACTTCGTCCGCGCGGATGTCGATCTGCCACCAATCGAGCTTTTGCAACGTCGTGATCGAGGTGCCATAAACGACGTAACCGATGCCGGCCCATTCGATGGCACCCTGGCACATGGGGCACGGCTCGGCCGTGGTATAGAGTGCGAGCGTCGACCAATCGATCGCCTGCCCCGAGGCGGCGCAGCGGTTGATCACATCGATCTCGCCATGAAACGTCGGATTCTCGCCCGAACGATTGTGACCGCGGGCCACGATCTCGCCCGAGCGAGTATCGACAAGCACCGCTCCGAACGGAAGCTCGGGAACTTCTTGCGCCTGCTCGATCGCAGCCTGCATGTATTGATCATGGTCGAACGGCAAATCGACCTGCGGCGCTTTTGCGGGGGTCGCCGCGGGTGGCGATTTCGGTGTGCATCCGGTCCCCAGAATTGCAACGACACTGACCAGCAATGCCCATCTCGAAGCGCGCCGTGAAAGAGTGAACCAAACCAACATGGCGTTACCCATCGAAACAATCATGGCCGGTTGATTCCCGGTCAAAGGTTTCTACTCGTCCGGCAATAAGACAACGGCCAGCAACGTAGCCAAGGTCTCGGTAAAGAGCAGCCGGTGCGTCCCTCCCAGCCGATAGGCGAGTTCCGACGGGAAAACCTCGCAGGCGATCTGAAATCCGGCCCACAGCCCCAAGCTGGCCGCGAACGTGAGAACCACCAGGCGACGGGCCCGTTCCTGCCGAATGCCGGAGTACGTCAAACCGCTCGACCAATAAAGCCCAGCACACACGGCTTCCCAAACGATTACGCCAGCCAACAGCACGCCGGCCGCCGCCTCGGGCAAGCCGAACGGTTCGAGAACTTCCGCGATCGCACTGTAATTGCCGGATGCCCAAACGAACGAGGCCGGCAATACGCCGACCGCCTTCAGCGCGTCCGCCAGATTGAACACCACGACCAGTGACAACCAAACGGCCCAAAACAACAGCAGCAGACGCTTGAGGGTCGTCCATTTCATGCAAGCCGCACTCGCAGGTTTCTGTCTTTCGGGGCCGATGCGAAAGTCTAGCTCTACTTGGGCCGCTGCGCCTCGAGCGCCGTTAATGCCGCGTCCGTCGCCGCCAGTCGTTCGTGCTGTTCGGCCAACGAGCGGCGTTCCGCCTCGACCACTTCGGCCGGCGCCCGCTCGACAAAACTGGCGTTGGCAAGCTTCTTCTCTTTGCTGGCAATGGCACCCAAAAGGCGCTCGCGCTCTTTCTGGTTGCGCGCGATCTCGGCCTCGATATCGATCAGTCCGGCCAAGTCGACGAACAACTCGCCCGATCGCAGCATCGTGTTAGCGCTCGTCGCGGGGGCCGTGACCTGCGGACCCCAGGCCACGGCTTGCGCCTTGGCCATCGATTCGAAATATCCCGACATCGGTTCGAGCAATGCCGCCACATCCGGCTCGCAGCGCAGCGCGAAGCGAATCTCGGTGCGCGGCGGCAGATTCTGCCGGCTGCGAATCTCGCGCAAGCCCCCCAGCACTTCCTGAAACCGGGCGAAGCGGGCTTCGCTCTCGGCGTCCTGCCGGTGTTTGTCCACGGTCGGCCAGGTGGCGATCATCACGCTTTCGGCCGGTAATGATTGTGTGTCCAGTCCACGCTGAGGCGCAGCGCCATTCAGTAATTGCCAGATTTCTTCAGTGATAAACGGGATCACCGGGTGCAGTAAACGCAATAGCGCATCGAGCGTGTGCGCCAGCACGCGCTGCGCGCTCGGGCGAGTGGCTGGATCTTGCAATCGGGCTTTCACCATTTCCAGGTAAAAGCTGCAGAACTCGTCCCAGGCGAACTCATAAAGCAACCGCGTCGCGTCCGCGAAGTGATACGCATCAAACGCCGCGGTCACTCCTTCGGTCACGGTCGCCAGCCGGCTGAGAATCCAGCGATCTTCGGTCACTAGTTCGCCGTCGTCGACCGCGCCCGGCGTGTATCCTTCCAGGTTCATCAGCACGAAACGCGCGGCATTCCACAGCTTGTTGCAGAAATTCCGCGCGAGCTCGAACCGATCGCTCACTACGGCTCCGCGCGGCAGAGCCACGTCGGCCGCCTTTTCGGCCCATTGCGTGGCGAACTCTTTGCCGCACTGTTTGCACGGCACGCGCGGTAAAACGCGATTCTTCTTCGTCTGCTCGACCAGGGCGCCGCAGTGCGGGCATTCGAACTCGACCGGCATCCGCACGTCCTGCGTCTCGGTCGTCAGGTACGCCAGCCCGAACCGCAACGCATCGGCGCCGAACTTCTCCATGACGTCGACCGGGTCAACGCCGTTCCCCTTCGACTTGCTCATCGTCTCGCCAAAGCCGTCGAGAATCTTGGGGTGAATGAACACCTCGCGGAACGGCACCTCGCCCACGTTGTGCAAACCGGTGAGCACCATCCTCGCCACCCACAGTGTGATTATGTCACGACTCGTGACTAGCGCGCTCGTGGGATAGTAATACGCCAACTCCGGCGTCTGTTCCGGCCAGCCCAACGTCGAATGAGGCCACAATGCCGAGCTGAACCACGTGTCCAGCACGTCGGCTTCGCGCGCGAGCTGGCAACCAGGCACAGCGTCCTCGACCAGGTCTTCTTCGCGCGCGCAAATCAAGTAGCGGTCGTGTTCCGGGTCACGCTGCCATACGACATCGTCCCGGCCGGCGAAGGCGCGTTTCAGGTCATCCTCTTTCGCGCCCGGAGCGTACCAGATCGGAATCTGATGTCCCCACCACAATTGCCGGCTGATCGGCCAATCGCGCTTTTCACCCAGCCAATCGAGATAGCCATTGGCGTACCGGCCGGGCACGATCTTCACGCGGCCGTCGCTGACGGCGTCCATCGCGGATTGGGCCAAGTCCTGCATGCGCACGAACCATTGATCGGCCAGCAACGGCTCGATCGGCGTCTTCGAGCGATCGGAATGCGCCAGCTCGATCTCGCGATCTTCGACCTCGGCCAGCAAACCGGCCGCTTCCATGTCGGCCACCACGCGTTCGCGGGCCTTGGCGATCGTCAGTTTCACGTACGGCCCGGCATTGTCGTTCAGCGTGCCGTCGATATTCAGAATGTTGATCATCGGCAACGACTGCCGCTTCCCCACCTCGTAGTCGTTGGGATCGTGGGCCGGCGTGATCTTCACGCAGCCGCTTCCCATCTCGGGCTTGGCCCATTCGTCCGCGACCAGCGGAATCTCGCGATTCAATAGCGGCAGCATCAATCGCCGGCCGGCCCGCGCCATGTCGCGCAGCTTCAAAAGCAAGGGCAGCACCGTGCGACGCCGTTCAGCCAGCGCATCGATCTGTGCTTGAATCTCGGGCCGCTGCTTCTCGCCGGCGTCGGCCAACTTCTGCACTAGCTCGGCCTCGGCAGCGTCGAGCGCCTTGCCCGGATCGGGATGCACGGCCACGGCCGTATCGCCGAGCATCGTTTCAGGTCGGGTCGTGGCGATCGTCACGTGTGTCGGCTCGCCGGCCTGCGGCGCGACAACGGGATACTTCAAATGCCAGAAATGCCCGGCCACGGCCTCGTGAAAAACCTCGTCGTCGCTCACCGCAGTTTGCAGGAACGTGTCCCAGTTCACGAGCCGACGGCCGCGATAGATCAGGTTTTGCTTGAAGAACGTAAAGAACGTATGCCGCACGGCCCGCGCACACACGTCGTCGAGCGTGAAGCGCGTCCGTTGCCAGTCGCAGCTACAGCCCAGCCGCTTGAGCTGGCCCAGGATGCGCCGCTCGTAATCGTTCTTCCAATCCCAGATGCGGGCGACGAGTTTTTCGCGCCCCAGATCGTGACGCGACAGCTTTTCCTCTTGCAGCAATCGGCGTTCAACCACGGCCTGCGTGGCGATGCCGGCATGATCGGTGCCCGGCATGTACAAGGCGTTGTAGCCTTGCATTCGCTTGCTGCGGATCAGGATGTCCTGAATCGTATTGTTCAGGGCATGCCCCAAATGCAGCGCGCCGGTCACGTTCGGCGGTGGGATAACGATCGTGTAGGGCTTGCGCCGCGGATCGGGCTCGCTATGAAAGTAACCGCGCTCGGTCCACAGGCGATACCAGCGCTCTTCGGGACCGGCGTGATGATACTGCTTGGGAAGTTCCTGCTGACTAGTTGTCGTCGACATCGTTTTGAATCCTCATCGGTCAGGCATGTCTGGCCCGACACTTTGGAATAGAGGGTCGAAAAGCCGAAAATCCGTTTCCTTGTCGGAATGAGTTTCCGAGTGCCACTGCTGGCTCGCCCAGCAGTGCGAAGTCTTGGAAAAACACTGCTAGGCAAGCTAGCAGTGGCACCCACGGTCGAGAATCAGCTCGTCATTCCGTACTTCGCACTCCGCGCTTATTTCGTCGTGACGGCAGCCGGGGCCAGTTTGTCCCCACGCGATTCATCCTTGCACAGCTTGTATTCGAAACTGTCGACAAGGGCCGTCCAACTAGCTTCGATAATGTTCTCGCTGACGCCGACGGTTCCCCACACGTCGTGATCGTCGCGGCTTTCGATCACCACGCGCACCCCGGCGGCCGTGGCGGCCTCGGAGTTGATGACCCGCACTTTGTAATCAACCAGGTGCATTTTGGCGAGACTGGGATAATCCGCGGCCAGCGCCTTGCGCAGGGCCGCATCCAGGGCATTGACCGGGCCATCCCCTTCGGCCACTTCATGCCGCACGGTTTCGCCGACGCGGATCTTTACCGTGGCCTCGGTCGTTACCTCGCCCGTGCCGTCGGCCTCGACCGTGACATGAAAGTTCAATCGCTCGAAATGCGGTTGGTAAGTGCCGGCGCAGCGCCGCACCAGCAGATCGAACGACGCTTCAGCCGCCTCGAACTGATAACCGGCGTTTTCCATCGCCACGACCTGGGCCAGGATCTTTTCGGCCACGACCCGATCGTGCTGCAAGTTATGCTTGGTCGTCAGTGCCAGAATGTTCGAGCGCCCGGAAAGCTCGCTAACCAGGATGCGCCGCTCATTACCGACCTTTTCCGGCACGATATGCTCGTAGCTGGACGACACGCGATTGACGGCGTGAGCGTGCATCCCTCCCTTATGAGCGAAAGCGCTCGCACCGACGAACGGTTGACTCGAGCGGAAGTTCATATTCGCTAGCTCATAGGTATACCGCGACAGCTCGGTCAGTCTCTGTAAGCTTTCCGGCCGTAGGACTTCGTAACCCGATTTCTTCAGTGCCAGGTTGGCCACGACCGTGATCAGATCGACATTGCCGCAGCGCTCGCCAACGCCGTTGATCGTGCCCTGGACATGGTCGGCCCCCGCGTCAACGGCGGCCAGCGTGTTGGCCACGGCTAGCTCGCAATCGTTATGACAATGAATGCCTACGGGCACTTTCAACGCTTCGCGGGCGGCGCGTGTCAGCTCAGCGATTTTTTCCGGCAGATTGCCCCCGTTGGTATCGCACAGAACGACCGTCCGTGCGCCGGCTTCGGCCGCAGCCTGGATCGTGCGGCGAGCATAGTCGGGGTTG is part of the Pirellulales bacterium genome and encodes:
- a CDS encoding class I tRNA ligase family protein, which produces MSTTTSQQELPKQYHHAGPEERWYRLWTERGYFHSEPDPRRKPYTIVIPPPNVTGALHLGHALNNTIQDILIRSKRMQGYNALYMPGTDHAGIATQAVVERRLLQEEKLSRHDLGREKLVARIWDWKNDYERRILGQLKRLGCSCDWQRTRFTLDDVCARAVRHTFFTFFKQNLIYRGRRLVNWDTFLQTAVSDDEVFHEAVAGHFWHLKYPVVAPQAGEPTHVTIATTRPETMLGDTAVAVHPDPGKALDAAEAELVQKLADAGEKQRPEIQAQIDALAERRRTVLPLLLKLRDMARAGRRLMLPLLNREIPLVADEWAKPEMGSGCVKITPAHDPNDYEVGKRQSLPMINILNIDGTLNDNAGPYVKLTIAKARERVVADMEAAGLLAEVEDREIELAHSDRSKTPIEPLLADQWFVRMQDLAQSAMDAVSDGRVKIVPGRYANGYLDWLGEKRDWPISRQLWWGHQIPIWYAPGAKEDDLKRAFAGRDDVVWQRDPEHDRYLICAREEDLVEDAVPGCQLAREADVLDTWFSSALWPHSTLGWPEQTPELAYYYPTSALVTSRDIITLWVARMVLTGLHNVGEVPFREVFIHPKILDGFGETMSKSKGNGVDPVDVMEKFGADALRFGLAYLTTETQDVRMPVEFECPHCGALVEQTKKNRVLPRVPCKQCGKEFATQWAEKAADVALPRGAVVSDRFELARNFCNKLWNAARFVLMNLEGYTPGAVDDGELVTEDRWILSRLATVTEGVTAAFDAYHFADATRLLYEFAWDEFCSFYLEMVKARLQDPATRPSAQRVLAHTLDALLRLLHPVIPFITEEIWQLLNGAAPQRGLDTQSLPAESVMIATWPTVDKHRQDAESEARFARFQEVLGGLREIRSRQNLPPRTEIRFALRCEPDVAALLEPMSGYFESMAKAQAVAWGPQVTAPATSANTMLRSGELFVDLAGLIDIEAEIARNQKERERLLGAIASKEKKLANASFVERAPAEVVEAERRSLAEQHERLAATDAALTALEAQRPK
- the cimA gene encoding citramalate synthase; the protein is MRRIEIYDTTLRDGSQGEGVNFSLQDKLLLSERLDSLGFDYIEGGYPLSNDKDFQYFQRAQSLNLSHARVCAFGMTRRKGITADQDPGMKALVDSGAKIITMVGKTWDFHVTEVLSATLDENIEMIADSVAFLRRMGHEVIYDAEHFFDGWQANPDYARRTIQAAAEAGARTVVLCDTNGGNLPEKIAELTRAAREALKVPVGIHCHNDCELAVANTLAAVDAGADHVQGTINGVGERCGNVDLITVVANLALKKSGYEVLRPESLQRLTELSRYTYELANMNFRSSQPFVGASAFAHKGGMHAHAVNRVSSSYEHIVPEKVGNERRILVSELSGRSNILALTTKHNLQHDRVVAEKILAQVVAMENAGYQFEAAEASFDLLVRRCAGTYQPHFERLNFHVTVEADGTGEVTTEATVKIRVGETVRHEVAEGDGPVNALDAALRKALAADYPSLAKMHLVDYKVRVINSEAATAAGVRVVIESRDDHDVWGTVGVSENIIEASWTALVDSFEYKLCKDESRGDKLAPAAVTTK